The Haloprofundus salinisoli region ATGATGCTCGCGCTGGGTTCGGGCGGCTACATCGCCGCGACCTTCCACCTGATGACGCACGCGTTCTTCAAGGCGCTGCTGTTCCTGGGTGCGGGGTCGGTCATCATCGCGATGCACCACAACGAGAACATGTGGGACATGGGCGGCCTCAAAGAGCGCATGCCCACGACGTACTACACGTTCCTCGCGGGCTCGCTCGCGCTCGCGGGCATCTTCCCGTTCTCGGGCTTCTGGTCGAAAGACGAGGTGCTCTACGAGGCGCTCGCGCACGGTCTCGGGGGCAGTCCGCTGCTCTTGGCCGCGTGGGCGATGGGTCTCCTCGCGGTGTTCTTCACCGGGTTCTACACCTTCCGGATGGTCTTCTTGACCTTCCACGGGAAGCCCCGGACGGAGACGGCGCGCAACCCCCACGGCGTCCGCTGGAACGTCAAAGGGCCGCTCGCGGTCCTCGGCGTGCTCGCGGTGGTCGCCGGCTTCATCAACATGGTGCCGGTGGCGAAACTGACGGGGCTGCACATCGAGTTCCTGCACGACTGGCTCGCGCACGGTCCATCGGGACTGACGAGCGAGTACTACGGCGAACTCACGCACGAGTACGCTCACTACAGCGTCGGCACTCTCGCCGGCGGTGAACTCGGAACGACGCTCATCTCGGGCGGCCTCTCGCTGGGTCTGGCGCTGGCCGGTTCGGCGCTCGCGTACTCGCTGTACAACGTCCCCTCGCCGGTCGAACACACCGACCGCCTCGGGAGCGCCAAGACGGTACTGTTCAACAACTACTACCAGGACGAGTATCAGGTCTGGCTCGCAAACGACGTCACCCGCGGCGTCTCGCGCGCGGCCGACAAGTTCGACCAGGGAGTCGTCGACGGCGTCGTCAACGGCATCTCCAGCGTCAGCCTGCTGTCGGGTAGTCGCGTCCGCCGCATCCAGACGGGTGTGGTCAGCAACTACGCGGCGCTGTTGACGCTCGGACTCGTCGCACTGCTCGTCATCCTCGGCCTCGAAGGAGGTTGGTTCGTATGATAATCGAAGCGCTCATCGCATTCACGTTCGTCGCCGCACTGGTCGCGTTCGTCCTTCCGGACCGACTGGCCGGCCGCGGCGCGTTCGCTCTCAGTCTGGTTCCCGTCGTCGGGAGCCTCTACATGTGGTCGCAGTTCGACGCGTCCGGCAACGCCCTCTTGCAGGGCGGTCAGACCGCGTTCGAGACAACCGTCCCGTGGCTGCAGCTCGCGGGCTACGAGATCTCGTGGTACGTCGGCGTCGACGGTATCAGCCTGCCGCTGGTCGTGCTGACGACGGTGCTCACCTCGCTCGCCATCGTGAGCGCGTGGACGCCCATCCAGCACCGCCAGTCGCAGTTCTTCGGCCTCATGCTGTTCATGGAGGCGAACCTGCTCGGCGTGTTCACGGCGCTGGACTTCTTCCTCTGGTTCATCTTCTGGGAAGCGGTCCTCGTGCCGATGTACTTCCTCATCGGCGTCTGGGGCGGCCCGCGCCGGAAGTACGCCGCCATCAAGTTCTTCGTCTACACGAACGCGGCGTCGCTCATCATGTTCATCGGCTTCATGGCGCTCGTGCTGGGCCTCGGCGACTCGACGTCGTCGTTCGCGCTGCCCGACGTCGCACAGGCGCTTCGCGCCGGTGAACTCGGGTCGTTCTACGGCCTCGACGCGAGCACGCTCCAGGTCGTCGCCTTCGCGGCGATGTTCTTCGGCTTCGCAGTGAAGGTGCCGGTCGTGCCGGTCCACACCTGGCTTCCGGACGCTCACGTCGAAGCCCCGACGCCGGTGTCGGTGATGCTGGCGGGCGTCCTCCTGAAGATGGGGACGTACGCCTTACTTCGATTCAACTTCACGATGCTGCCGGAGGTCGCCGTCGAGTACGCGCCGTTCATCGCGGCCATCGCGGTGCTGAGCGTCATCTACGGCGCGCTGCTCGCGCTCGCACAGCAGGACCTCAAACGCATCGTCGCGTACTCCTCGGTCTCGTCGATGGGGTACGTCATCCTCGGTCTCGTCGCCTACACCGCCTACGGCGTCGGCGGCGCGACGTTCCAGATGGTCGCCCACGGCCTCATCTCGGGGCTGATGTTCATGGCGGTCGGCGTCATCTACAACACGACCCACACCCGGATGGTCGGCGACATGTCCGGGATGGCAGACCGAATGCCCGTCACGACGGCGATCCTCATCGCCGGCGCGTTCGGCTACATGGGGCTGCCGCTGATGGCCGGCTTCGCCGCGGAGTTCTTCATCTTCACCGGCGCGTTCCAGTCGACGGTCATCGCGGGTAACGGTCTCGCGCTGTTCACGGCGGCGGCGATGTTCGGCATCGTCATCGTCGCGGGCTACCTGCTGTTCGCCATGCAGCGGACGCTGTTCGGTCCGTTCCGCCTCGAAACCGACTACGAGGTCGGACGGGCACCGCTGCACGACACGCTGCCGCTGGCGGTGCTGCTCGTCTGCATCATCGCTCTCGGCGTCGCTCCGGAGATATTCTTCAGTATGATCACCGACGCAGTCGACCCGGTCATCGGAGGTGTGCTGCAATGACGGCACCCGCCGCACTCGCCGCGCTCGCAACGCCGCTCCAGATGGGCCAGCTGCCCGAGTGGACGGCGCTCGCGCCGGTGCTCATCCTCGCGGTGACGGGGCTCGTACTCCTGCTCATCGACAGTATCGACGCGGATACGACCAACAGCGCGCTGTTGGCGGGCGTCTCGACGCTCGGTGCCGCCGCCGCGCTGGCGGCCACCGCGTGGTCGCTCGCCACCGGCGTCGGGCAGGACAACGGCGCGATCTTGCTGTTCGCCGACGCGCTCGTCGTCGACGGGATGAGCCTGTTCTTCACGGCCATCTTCACGAGCGTCGTCGTGATGGTCACCATCGCCAGCTACGACTACCTGCACGGGCACAGGCACCAAGGCGAGTTCTACTCGCTCGTGCTGTTCGCCGCCAGCGGGATGGCGCTGATGGCCTCGGCGAACTCGCTGGCGACCGTACTGGTGAGCCTCGAACTCGCCTCGCTGCCGTCGTACGTGCTCGTCGCGTACCTCAAGCAGAACCGTGGCAGCGTCGAAGCGGGGCTGAAGTACTTCCTCATCGGCGCGCTCTCGGCGGCGGTGTTCACCTTCGGCGTCAGCCTCGTCTACGCCGCCACCGGCTCTCTCATCTTCGCCGACGTCGCGGAGGCGCTCAGCGGCGGCGAGTTCGTCGGCATCGCCGGCCTCGGCGTGCTGATGGTCGCCGGCGGCTTCGCGTTCAAGACGGCCTCCGTCCCGTTCCACTTCTGGGCACCGGAGGCGTACGAGGGCGCGCCCGCGCCCGTGTCGGCGTTCCTCTCGTCGGCCTCGAAGGCCGCCGGGTTCGCCGTCGCCTTCCGAGTCTTCGTCGAAGCGTTCCCGCTCGCGACGATTCCGGAGGGCATCAACTGGGTGCTCGCGTTCCAGATTCTCGCCGTCGTCACGATGACGCTCGGCAACTTCGCCGCGGCAACCCAGGAGAACGTAAAGCGGATGCTCGCGTACTCCAGCATCGGTCACGCCGGCTACGCGCTCATCGGCCTCGCGGCGCTGTCCGCGGGCGGTAGCGCCAACGGCAACGTGCTCGGCGCGAGCATGGCGCACCTGTTCGTCTACGGCTTCATGAACACCGGGGCGTTCCTCTTCATCGCGATGGTGGAACGCTGGGGCATCGGAAGGACGTTCGAGGACTACAACGGCCTGGCGACGCAGGCACCGGTCGCCTGCGTTGCGATGTCGGTCTTCATGTTCAGTCTCGCCGGCCTGCCGCCGTTCGGCGGCTTCTTCTCGAAGTACTTCCTCTTCTTCGAGGCCATCGAGAACGGCTTCTGGTGGCTCGCCGCCATCGGCGCGCTCAACAGCGTGCTGTCGCTGTTCTACTACAGCCGCGTCGTGCGCGCGATGTGGTTCGAGGACCCGAGCGGACCGGTCGAACTCGGCAGCCAGCCCGTCGGGCTGTACGCCGCCCTGATGCTCGCCGCCGTCGGTACCGTCTTGCTGCTGCCCGGCTTCCCGCCGGTCATCGAGACGGCCCAGACCGTCGCCGGAACGCTGTTCGCCTGAGTTCGCCTTTCGACCGCCGAGTTTCCGTTTTCTCCGTCTCGCACTGCGAGTTCCGCCTCCGGGAGCGACGACGTTCGAGGCACGATACTGGAAGCGACGACGCTCGTGTCGACTCCCCGACCCCGCGTGAGGACGGTAGGGTTTTCCCCCGAGGCGACCGAACGTCGGGTATGGTGAGGTGGCTGCTGCTCGGTTGCGGCCCGGTCGGTCACGCGATGCTGGAGATGCTCGCCGAGCGTCCCGGCCGCGTTCAGGTGATCACCGACGACCCCGAACGCGTAACGTCGTTGCGCGAGGAAGGCGTCAGAGCGATACACAGCGACCCGACCGACCCCGAGAGATATCCGGCGGCGGCCGACCTCGTCCTCGTCGTCGGCGAAGACGCCGAGCGAAACCTCGCCGCCGTCGAGAGTGCGCGCCGCCGGTTCCCGAACGCGCAGGTGATGGCGTACGCGGGCGTCGAGGCCGACCTCGAGTCCGTCGAGCGACTCGCCGCCGCCGCCGACCGGGTCATCGACGCGACGGCGGTGTTGACCGGCTACGTCGTCGAGATGGTCGACCGAGAACCCGCCCGTCGCCTCCGGCGGCTGCTCTCGGTGCTGCGCGAGTTGGACGGCCCGCTCGCCGTCGTCACGCACGACAACCCCGACCCCGACGCCATCGCCAGCGCCGTCGCGCTCTGTCGGCTCGCCGAGACGGTCGGCGTCGAGGCCGACGCCTGCTACTTCGGCGAGATCTCCCACCAGGAGAACCGCGCGCTGGTCAACCTGCTGGACCTCCAGCTCAGGAATCTGGAGTCGACCGACGAGTTAGAACCGTACGCCGGTATCGCCCTCGTCGACCACTCCCGTCCCGGCGTCAACGACGGCCTCGACCCCGAGACGCTCGTCGACATCGTCATCGACCACCATCCGCCGCGAGCACCCGTCGAAGCACGCTTCGTCGACCTCAGAAGCGAGGTAGGCGCGACGAGCACGCTGTTGGCCGACTACCTGGAGCGACTGGGCTGCGAGTTGGACCGGACGGTCGCGACGGCGCTGCTGTACGGTATCCGCGTCGACACCAAAGATTTCACCCGCGAGGTGTCGAAGACCGACTTCGAGGCGACGGCGTACCTGCTCGAACGCGTCGACGTCTCGGTGCTCGAACGCGTCGAGACGCCGAGCATGAGCGCCGACGTGTTCGAGACCATCGCTCGCGCCATCCGCAACCGCGAGATTCGGGGGACGGCGCTTGCCTCCTGCGTCGGCGAGATAAACGACCGCGACGCGCTCGCACAGGCCGCAGAGCGCCTGCTCGACATGGAGGGCGTCCAGGTGTCTGTCGTCTACGGCTACAGGGACGGCACCGTCTACGTCTCCGGGCGCGCACGCGGGGCCGACATAGACCTCGGCGAGACGCTCAGAGACGCGCTCGGCCAGATTGGC contains the following coding sequences:
- the nuoL gene encoding NADH-quinone oxidoreductase subunit L, with the translated sequence MVGAFDFVPAIVLLPFFSFLVALFAGKYMPKGGALAGITATAGSLLLSIWTVLTVAGGATLQQTLYTWAGAEQLPFELTFGLLIDPLSAMMLIIVTLIAFLVHVFSLGYMNDEGETGLPRYYAGLGLFTASMLGFVVADNLLMAFMFFELVGLCSFLLIGFWFRETAPPSAAKKAFLVTRFGDYFFLIGVVAVFATFGTAAFAGEGSFPALAEAALAGEGAGDVTTFFGLDPQAWFTVIGLLVLGGVVGKSAQFPLHTWLPDAMEGPTPVSALIHAATMVAAGVYLVARMYGFYALTPTTLAIIAFIGGFTALFAATMGVVKREIKQVLAYSTISQYGYMMLALGSGGYIAATFHLMTHAFFKALLFLGAGSVIIAMHHNENMWDMGGLKERMPTTYYTFLAGSLALAGIFPFSGFWSKDEVLYEALAHGLGGSPLLLAAWAMGLLAVFFTGFYTFRMVFLTFHGKPRTETARNPHGVRWNVKGPLAVLGVLAVVAGFINMVPVAKLTGLHIEFLHDWLAHGPSGLTSEYYGELTHEYAHYSVGTLAGGELGTTLISGGLSLGLALAGSALAYSLYNVPSPVEHTDRLGSAKTVLFNNYYQDEYQVWLANDVTRGVSRAADKFDQGVVDGVVNGISSVSLLSGSRVRRIQTGVVSNYAALLTLGLVALLVILGLEGGWFV
- a CDS encoding NADH-quinone oxidoreductase subunit N; protein product: MGQLPEWTALAPVLILAVTGLVLLLIDSIDADTTNSALLAGVSTLGAAAALAATAWSLATGVGQDNGAILLFADALVVDGMSLFFTAIFTSVVVMVTIASYDYLHGHRHQGEFYSLVLFAASGMALMASANSLATVLVSLELASLPSYVLVAYLKQNRGSVEAGLKYFLIGALSAAVFTFGVSLVYAATGSLIFADVAEALSGGEFVGIAGLGVLMVAGGFAFKTASVPFHFWAPEAYEGAPAPVSAFLSSASKAAGFAVAFRVFVEAFPLATIPEGINWVLAFQILAVVTMTLGNFAAATQENVKRMLAYSSIGHAGYALIGLAALSAGGSANGNVLGASMAHLFVYGFMNTGAFLFIAMVERWGIGRTFEDYNGLATQAPVACVAMSVFMFSLAGLPPFGGFFSKYFLFFEAIENGFWWLAAIGALNSVLSLFYYSRVVRAMWFEDPSGPVELGSQPVGLYAALMLAAVGTVLLLPGFPPVIETAQTVAGTLFA
- a CDS encoding DHH family phosphoesterase; translation: MVRWLLLGCGPVGHAMLEMLAERPGRVQVITDDPERVTSLREEGVRAIHSDPTDPERYPAAADLVLVVGEDAERNLAAVESARRRFPNAQVMAYAGVEADLESVERLAAAADRVIDATAVLTGYVVEMVDREPARRLRRLLSVLRELDGPLAVVTHDNPDPDAIASAVALCRLAETVGVEADACYFGEISHQENRALVNLLDLQLRNLESTDELEPYAGIALVDHSRPGVNDGLDPETLVDIVIDHHPPRAPVEARFVDLRSEVGATSTLLADYLERLGCELDRTVATALLYGIRVDTKDFTREVSKTDFEATAYLLERVDVSVLERVETPSMSADVFETIARAIRNREIRGTALASCVGEINDRDALAQAAERLLDMEGVQVSVVYGYRDGTVYVSGRARGADIDLGETLRDALGQIGSAGGHADMAGAQLPLGILEDVGDDAKESLTEVVRGIVSGRFFETLDTAPAPGVADAEGLTLEFPLDERT
- a CDS encoding complex I subunit 4 family protein — translated: MIIEALIAFTFVAALVAFVLPDRLAGRGAFALSLVPVVGSLYMWSQFDASGNALLQGGQTAFETTVPWLQLAGYEISWYVGVDGISLPLVVLTTVLTSLAIVSAWTPIQHRQSQFFGLMLFMEANLLGVFTALDFFLWFIFWEAVLVPMYFLIGVWGGPRRKYAAIKFFVYTNAASLIMFIGFMALVLGLGDSTSSFALPDVAQALRAGELGSFYGLDASTLQVVAFAAMFFGFAVKVPVVPVHTWLPDAHVEAPTPVSVMLAGVLLKMGTYALLRFNFTMLPEVAVEYAPFIAAIAVLSVIYGALLALAQQDLKRIVAYSSVSSMGYVILGLVAYTAYGVGGATFQMVAHGLISGLMFMAVGVIYNTTHTRMVGDMSGMADRMPVTTAILIAGAFGYMGLPLMAGFAAEFFIFTGAFQSTVIAGNGLALFTAAAMFGIVIVAGYLLFAMQRTLFGPFRLETDYEVGRAPLHDTLPLAVLLVCIIALGVAPEIFFSMITDAVDPVIGGVLQ